In a single window of the Desulfovibrio mangrovi genome:
- a CDS encoding DUF5675 family protein → MKMDIVRVERSEAGTFGVLIVDGSAFCVTLERPWVDNQQNVSSIPPGDYICKRVQSPSKGNTFEITGVPGRSNILIHKGNFIGDSEGCVLVGQYFAKLKHNGDSERAIANSGTTFTQFLQITDGQSQFDLTVHGAVVSS, encoded by the coding sequence ATGAAGATGGACATCGTAAGGGTGGAGAGGTCTGAGGCGGGGACCTTCGGCGTACTTATTGTGGATGGTTCCGCATTCTGCGTCACACTTGAGCGGCCGTGGGTCGACAACCAGCAGAATGTAAGCAGCATTCCGCCGGGTGACTATATTTGCAAACGAGTGCAATCCCCCAGTAAAGGTAATACCTTCGAGATTACCGGAGTCCCGGGCCGAAGCAACATTCTGATTCACAAAGGAAACTTTATCGGAGACAGCGAAGGCTGCGTTCTGGTGGGACAATACTTCGCAAAACTCAAGCACAATGGCGACTCAGAACGGGCCATTGCCAACAGCGGGACCACATTTACCCAGTTCCTGCAGATAACGGATGGTCAGAGTCAGTTTGACCTGACCGTGCACGGAGCCGTTGTCAGCAGTTGA
- a CDS encoding 4Fe-4S dicluster domain-containing protein: protein MSNYRLKLDKNRCIHCKACEVHCKSKNNTPIGIKLGVHTSSLPVMKDGKPFMKASYQCCYHCEDPACVDVCPTEAMKRRESDGIVYVIQDECIGCEACIEACPWHIPTFNKETNTVLKCDFCMDRVDAGLKPACVTACTTHALSFTEK from the coding sequence ATGAGCAATTACAGACTGAAACTGGATAAAAACCGCTGCATACACTGCAAGGCCTGCGAAGTGCATTGCAAGTCCAAGAACAATACCCCCATAGGTATCAAGCTGGGCGTACACACCTCATCCCTGCCCGTCATGAAGGATGGCAAGCCGTTCATGAAGGCGTCCTACCAGTGTTGCTACCACTGCGAAGACCCTGCCTGCGTGGACGTCTGCCCCACCGAAGCCATGAAACGGCGCGAATCCGACGGCATCGTCTATGTCATCCAGGACGAGTGCATCGGCTGCGAAGCCTGCATTGAGGCGTGCCCATGGCACATCCCCACCTTCAACAAGGAGACGAACACGGTCCTCAAATGCGACTTCTGCATGGATCGCGTGGATGCGGGGCTCAAGCCGGCATGCGTAACTGCCTGTACCACGCATGCCCTCTCCTTCACCGAAAAGTAA
- a CDS encoding methyl-accepting chemotaxis protein, translating to MSIKIKLYLIGIVALTGLGIIFGINLFGSQKINAAFDTAHMIQLSEVHLLQARRNEKDFLARKDLGYKAKLETVVKQCIQDLNTVAKDEPGLAKELDHVISLIEQYRDQFTTLSDYVVELGLTEDKGLSGTLREAIHKAEGIITAQQDTELLSLMLTLRRHEKDFMLRGDTKYIERFTRSHAQMLDTLNASETYSEQTKADIRTNLDTYLTAFNAYAETANNVAASIEGLRETVRKVEPELEQLVETVLLLLDKRSHDIARITTVVELATGLVLALLIFWVIRSIVSNVSSLQQASRMVAEGHYDACSKISFTGELESLRQDIVDMVGELKNNMERAAQKEQDALEESRKANIATEEAHREKEHASTLLETMKDVASQAASIALELTSASDELSSQARIINDGSEIQKRQTEEVATAMEQMNATVLEVSNHASHAAGGAEEALKHAESGASIVNDVIKATTEAHSQSVALTTSLDELGERAEAIGQIMGVITDIADQTNLLALNAAIEAARAGEAGRGFAVVADEVRKLAEKTMNATGEVRSAILGIQEGTKTNIKAMHEASEVVRKSTELTKTAGDSLTSIVSITNSTADQMRSIATAAEEQSAASEQITRSTEEISNIAMKTSDNTVRASEAIHRLNELIQSLNHLIQRLNAF from the coding sequence ATGAGTATCAAAATTAAATTATACCTTATAGGTATTGTAGCCCTGACCGGCTTGGGTATCATTTTCGGCATTAACCTGTTCGGATCGCAGAAAATCAATGCCGCCTTCGATACAGCCCACATGATCCAACTGTCGGAAGTGCACCTGCTGCAAGCACGCAGAAACGAAAAGGACTTTCTTGCCCGAAAGGATCTTGGATACAAAGCAAAGCTCGAAACCGTTGTTAAACAATGTATTCAAGACCTTAATACCGTTGCCAAGGACGAACCCGGCCTTGCAAAAGAGCTTGATCACGTTATTTCCCTTATTGAGCAATACAGAGACCAGTTCACAACGCTTTCCGATTATGTCGTCGAGCTTGGCCTTACGGAAGACAAAGGGTTGAGCGGCACTCTCCGCGAAGCCATCCACAAAGCCGAAGGCATCATAACAGCACAGCAGGATACTGAACTTCTCTCGCTCATGCTCACCCTGCGCAGACATGAAAAGGACTTCATGCTGCGTGGTGACACCAAGTACATTGAACGTTTCACGCGCAGCCATGCCCAGATGCTGGACACGCTCAACGCGTCCGAAACATACTCTGAACAGACCAAAGCCGATATTCGTACCAATCTTGATACTTATCTGACAGCGTTCAACGCTTACGCAGAAACGGCTAATAACGTAGCGGCAAGTATTGAAGGCTTGCGGGAAACGGTTCGAAAAGTTGAACCGGAACTCGAACAACTCGTTGAAACAGTTCTGCTTCTCCTCGACAAACGAAGCCATGATATTGCCAGAATCACCACGGTTGTAGAGCTTGCCACAGGCCTTGTCCTCGCCTTGCTCATCTTCTGGGTCATCCGCTCCATTGTCAGCAATGTCAGTTCGTTGCAACAAGCCTCCCGCATGGTTGCAGAAGGACACTATGACGCCTGTTCGAAGATTTCCTTCACCGGCGAACTGGAATCCTTGCGGCAGGACATTGTCGACATGGTTGGAGAGCTGAAAAACAATATGGAGCGCGCGGCACAAAAAGAACAGGACGCTCTTGAAGAATCCCGCAAAGCCAACATTGCCACGGAAGAAGCACACAGGGAAAAGGAGCACGCCTCCACTCTGCTTGAAACCATGAAGGACGTTGCCTCTCAGGCCGCTTCCATCGCCCTGGAATTGACATCCGCATCTGACGAGCTTTCATCACAGGCAAGAATCATCAACGACGGTTCAGAAATACAGAAACGCCAGACCGAAGAAGTTGCTACAGCCATGGAACAGATGAATGCCACTGTTCTGGAAGTATCCAACCATGCCTCGCACGCTGCAGGCGGTGCTGAAGAAGCGCTGAAGCATGCTGAATCCGGTGCATCCATTGTTAATGATGTCATAAAGGCCACTACGGAAGCTCACTCGCAGTCCGTGGCCCTGACCACATCCTTGGATGAGCTTGGTGAACGTGCCGAGGCTATCGGCCAGATCATGGGCGTAATCACCGACATAGCAGACCAGACCAACCTGCTTGCCCTGAACGCCGCCATCGAAGCCGCACGCGCGGGCGAAGCAGGCAGAGGCTTTGCCGTGGTTGCAGATGAGGTGCGAAAGCTTGCCGAGAAAACCATGAACGCCACGGGTGAAGTGCGCAGTGCCATTCTGGGTATTCAGGAAGGAACAAAGACCAACATCAAAGCCATGCACGAGGCCTCAGAGGTTGTCCGCAAGAGTACTGAACTGACCAAAACGGCGGGAGACTCCCTCACCTCCATAGTGAGTATCACCAACTCCACAGCAGATCAGATGCGCTCCATTGCCACGGCTGCCGAAGAGCAGTCTGCGGCAAGCGAACAGATCACCCGTTCGACGGAAGAGATCAGCAATATCGCCATGAAGACAAGCGACAACACGGTCCGGGCTTCGGAAGCAATCCACCGCCTCAACGAGTTGATACAAAGCCTCAACCATCTGATACAACGCCTCAACGCATTTTAG
- a CDS encoding aspartate ammonia-lyase produces the protein MDYRLEHDSLGEHKVPNTAYYGVQTLRALENFDISGIPIFRFERMIQSLAEVKKAACLANMELDLLPDSIGEVIVQACRDVRSGMLDSQFVVDVVQGGAGTSVNMNANEVICNRALEIAGHNKGDYHVIHPLNHVNLSQSTNDVYPTAFRIALVRYIDDLIRAIRELREGLDAKGVEFARVIKMARTQLQDAVPITLGAEFAAWGVTVGEDIQRLEEMRLLLCEVNMGATAVGTGINSVVGYADLVVEKLADITGLPIRRAENLIEATSDAGAYVMLSGMLKRISVKISKICNDLRLLSSGPFTGLREINLPPVQPGSSIMPGKVNPVIPEMVNQVAYQVVGNDMTVTMAAESGQLQLNVFLPIIAFNLFQGLEMLSRAFVTLRRRCIDGITANPERCLQLVKGSLGVVTALAPVIGYEEAASLVKQAQESGKDVCGIVRESGLPNAEDICSLLDPEMMLAPRERMKK, from the coding sequence ATGGACTACCGTTTGGAGCATGACAGTCTCGGCGAACACAAGGTACCGAATACTGCCTATTATGGCGTGCAGACACTTCGGGCGCTGGAGAATTTTGATATTTCCGGTATCCCGATTTTCCGCTTTGAAAGGATGATCCAGTCGTTGGCCGAAGTGAAAAAGGCCGCCTGCCTTGCCAACATGGAACTTGATCTTTTGCCGGATTCCATTGGTGAAGTCATTGTGCAGGCCTGCCGTGACGTTCGCAGCGGTATGCTTGATTCCCAGTTTGTGGTGGACGTGGTGCAGGGCGGGGCGGGTACCTCGGTGAATATGAATGCCAATGAGGTCATCTGCAACAGAGCCCTTGAAATTGCAGGCCATAACAAAGGGGATTACCACGTCATTCATCCCCTCAACCATGTGAACCTTTCGCAGTCCACGAATGATGTGTACCCCACGGCGTTCCGCATTGCGTTGGTGCGCTACATAGATGATCTCATCAGGGCCATTCGTGAACTCCGCGAAGGGCTGGATGCCAAGGGCGTCGAGTTTGCCCGCGTGATCAAGATGGCTCGCACGCAGTTGCAGGATGCCGTTCCCATTACGCTGGGTGCGGAGTTTGCCGCATGGGGCGTGACCGTGGGAGAGGATATCCAGCGCCTTGAGGAGATGCGTCTGTTGCTCTGCGAGGTGAACATGGGGGCAACCGCCGTGGGAACGGGCATCAACTCGGTCGTCGGCTATGCCGATCTGGTAGTCGAGAAGCTTGCGGATATAACCGGTCTGCCTATCCGGCGCGCAGAGAATCTTATCGAGGCCACCAGCGATGCCGGTGCCTATGTCATGCTTTCCGGTATGCTGAAGCGAATATCCGTCAAAATTTCAAAGATATGCAATGACCTCAGGCTGCTTTCGTCCGGTCCCTTCACGGGGCTGCGCGAGATCAACCTGCCTCCGGTTCAGCCTGGTTCGTCCATCATGCCGGGCAAGGTGAATCCCGTCATACCGGAGATGGTTAATCAGGTCGCCTATCAGGTGGTCGGCAACGACATGACCGTGACCATGGCGGCTGAATCCGGCCAATTGCAGTTGAACGTGTTTCTTCCCATCATTGCATTCAATCTCTTTCAGGGGCTCGAAATGCTTTCACGGGCTTTCGTCACCCTTCGCCGCCGCTGTATTGACGGCATTACCGCCAACCCCGAACGCTGCCTGCAACTGGTCAAGGGCTCACTCGGTGTCGTCACCGCGCTTGCTCCGGTCATCGGTTATGAAGAGGCGGCAAGTCTGGTCAAGCAGGCGCAGGAGTCCGGTAAGGATGTCTGTGGAATCGTCAGGGAATCTGGCCTCCCCAATGCGGAAGATATATGCAGCCTGCTGGACCCCGAGATGATGCTTGCTCCCAGAGAGCGCATGAAGAAATGA
- a CDS encoding cyclase family protein, translating to MLNDLLYTGVVDCSHPISPEMPHWPGDPVTGFSACASPEADGFYLRSFAMSEHAGTHCNAPNTFYPDGKDIAAILTPPPVLPVAVADFSGVAAQNDLACFMPEHLQNWELQFGRVPEGCLFLLNTGWGSKWKEPAVFLGLHDERGDRLTGCSALPSGWAMRFPAFSPEVAELLVSKRRVAGIGIDTHGADSPADDTFSVNRCVLRADRLVLECLANLDKLPPLGAVAAVGGLKLAGGTGCPVAVTVFLPPIPPVA from the coding sequence ATGTTGAATGATTTGTTATATACAGGGGTGGTGGACTGCTCTCACCCCATTTCTCCGGAGATGCCTCATTGGCCCGGTGACCCGGTGACAGGGTTTTCGGCGTGCGCATCTCCGGAGGCGGACGGTTTCTACCTGCGCTCTTTTGCCATGAGTGAACATGCGGGCACCCACTGCAATGCGCCCAATACCTTTTATCCGGATGGAAAGGATATTGCGGCCATACTGACACCGCCGCCGGTATTGCCGGTTGCCGTCGCAGATTTTTCAGGTGTGGCTGCCCAGAATGATCTGGCCTGTTTCATGCCGGAACACCTGCAGAATTGGGAGCTGCAGTTCGGCAGAGTGCCGGAGGGATGTCTTTTTCTGCTGAATACGGGCTGGGGTTCCAAGTGGAAGGAACCGGCAGTTTTTCTCGGACTGCACGACGAACGGGGAGACAGGCTGACAGGGTGTTCCGCGCTCCCTTCCGGCTGGGCAATGCGTTTTCCTGCCTTTTCACCGGAAGTCGCCGAGTTGCTTGTTTCAAAGAGACGCGTTGCAGGAATCGGAATAGATACCCACGGCGCGGATAGCCCTGCTGACGACACCTTTTCCGTGAACAGGTGCGTCCTGAGGGCGGACAGGCTGGTGCTGGAGTGTCTTGCCAATCTGGACAAACTGCCGCCCCTAGGCGCTGTCGCCGCTGTCGGGGGCCTGAAATTGGCAGGAGGGACAGGATGCCCAGTTGCCGTAACGGTTTTTCTGCCTCCTATCCCTCCGGTTGCATGA
- a CDS encoding ABC transporter substrate-binding protein, whose translation MAPKTTDNRQRMKWLAVQVCVFTACLLVTLFAANSVQADHPLKLLHYWTGSLSGGIDDMVAEYNANSPASPIVAEGMDHESFKSGIKGLLASGQRPQFFSYWAGARTQAMVDSGYLAPIDEAWQAARLDEVFPKAIADGCIYNGKKYALPVTQHLVGFFYDKMLFERLGLLPPRTWDDFLVVCKELKAAGVVPIALGNRERWPAQFWFDYLLLRTAGPAYRDRLMLGHASYLDPEVKRVFALWQTLISNGYIAKTTALKDWSGAADEVRQGKAAMTLMGTWIIGYYEEQQGWKQLEDYDFFEFPLVSSEVPTVSLGPIDVLVMTKDTGHPHGLNEVIAFFAGVKSQEVMSVGSGALAPSSKVPHEFYSPLKRRLVDVVQHSEAWRYNYDLAVPPAAAEVGLGLFAAFLRQNQNLPALLKSVQQRMEVIYSQR comes from the coding sequence ATGGCACCCAAAACGACCGATAACAGACAACGCATGAAATGGCTTGCAGTGCAGGTTTGTGTCTTTACGGCCTGTTTACTGGTTACGTTGTTTGCAGCGAACTCTGTGCAAGCAGATCACCCTCTGAAATTATTGCATTACTGGACAGGTTCTCTGTCAGGCGGCATAGATGATATGGTTGCTGAATATAATGCGAACTCCCCAGCCTCTCCCATTGTGGCGGAGGGGATGGATCATGAGTCATTCAAGTCTGGTATAAAGGGGCTGCTGGCATCCGGTCAGCGCCCTCAGTTTTTCAGCTATTGGGCCGGTGCAAGAACGCAGGCCATGGTCGATTCCGGCTATCTGGCTCCCATTGATGAAGCGTGGCAGGCCGCCCGTCTTGACGAGGTCTTTCCGAAGGCTATTGCAGACGGATGCATTTACAATGGGAAAAAATATGCCCTTCCCGTTACCCAACATCTCGTCGGTTTTTTCTATGACAAAATGTTGTTTGAACGTTTGGGGCTGTTGCCTCCGAGAACATGGGATGATTTTCTGGTTGTCTGTAAAGAATTGAAGGCCGCAGGAGTCGTTCCCATCGCCCTCGGAAACCGCGAACGTTGGCCGGCACAGTTCTGGTTTGATTATCTTCTGCTTCGCACGGCAGGGCCGGCCTATCGGGACAGGCTTATGCTGGGGCATGCTTCTTATCTTGATCCTGAAGTGAAGCGGGTGTTTGCTCTTTGGCAGACTCTGATCTCCAATGGATATATTGCGAAGACAACGGCTCTCAAAGATTGGTCCGGAGCTGCCGATGAGGTGCGGCAGGGGAAGGCCGCCATGACTCTTATGGGAACCTGGATCATTGGGTACTATGAGGAGCAGCAAGGCTGGAAGCAGCTTGAGGATTATGATTTTTTTGAGTTCCCTCTTGTTTCGTCTGAAGTGCCTACGGTTTCTCTGGGGCCTATAGACGTGCTGGTTATGACAAAGGACACAGGACACCCGCATGGTCTGAACGAAGTCATTGCCTTTTTTGCCGGAGTTAAATCGCAGGAAGTGATGAGCGTCGGATCCGGCGCCCTTGCCCCCAGCAGCAAGGTGCCGCACGAATTCTACTCGCCGCTTAAACGTCGTCTTGTCGATGTGGTGCAACACTCAGAAGCGTGGCGGTATAATTATGATCTGGCAGTCCCGCCAGCGGCGGCGGAAGTGGGATTGGGCTTATTTGCCGCCTTCCTGCGTCAGAATCAGAATCTGCCTGCACTGCTCAAAAGTGTGCAACAGCGTATGGAGGTGATTTACAGTCAGCGATAG
- a CDS encoding DUF2589 domain-containing protein has protein sequence MEDLIGTPLSAACTANLRLAQATADYIQAVGFQIDDSTGKPGKDIRTAEFRYSIPGADNKPVEYCIATPLLAIVPIPSLKVNNVDISFDMEVRSSESSKESTDKQGSFEGSGSVGWGPFKLSVKVAGSVSAHKENTRSTDKSAKYHVQVTALDSGISEGLARVLDIMNKSVVPVPVTQG, from the coding sequence ATGGAAGATCTGATCGGTACGCCCCTTTCTGCAGCGTGCACGGCCAATCTTCGTCTGGCGCAGGCTACCGCCGACTATATTCAGGCGGTCGGTTTTCAGATTGATGATTCCACAGGCAAACCGGGCAAGGATATTCGTACGGCAGAATTCCGCTACAGCATCCCGGGGGCAGATAACAAGCCGGTGGAATATTGCATTGCCACTCCCTTGCTTGCCATTGTGCCCATCCCGAGTCTGAAGGTGAACAATGTGGATATTTCCTTCGATATGGAAGTACGGAGCAGCGAATCCAGCAAGGAATCGACAGACAAGCAGGGCTCGTTTGAAGGCAGCGGGTCTGTCGGCTGGGGGCCTTTCAAGCTGAGCGTCAAGGTTGCCGGTTCCGTTTCTGCCCATAAGGAGAACACCCGTTCCACGGATAAATCCGCCAAGTATCATGTGCAGGTAACAGCCTTGGACAGCGGTATCTCCGAAGGTCTGGCCCGAGTTCTTGATATCATGAACAAAAGCGTTGTGCCTGTTCCTGTTACTCAGGGATAG
- a CDS encoding SIMPL domain-containing protein — protein MDFKSQQLPFGNAGLITAALALAASIVIASIVLGDAMGEFKAYDRYVSVKGLAEREYPADSVIWPISFTVTGNDLPALQKRIEESEQSIREFLATQSLGDSQTTRSTPRITDHYAYGGNPDQRPPHRYSAEAVLTIRSNKIQAVKEAMTATGALLAKGVMLVYSYDYQPKFDFTRLNEVKPEMIAAATKNAREAANQFAADSGNRVGSIRQARQGVFSIEQRDPYSPEIKVLRVVTSVDFFLEQ, from the coding sequence ATGGATTTTAAATCACAGCAGCTTCCCTTCGGTAACGCAGGTCTTATCACGGCTGCACTAGCTCTTGCCGCAAGCATTGTCATTGCCAGCATTGTCCTCGGCGATGCCATGGGAGAATTCAAGGCATATGATCGCTACGTTTCCGTAAAAGGCCTTGCCGAACGCGAGTATCCCGCCGACAGCGTCATATGGCCCATAAGCTTCACCGTAACGGGCAACGATCTGCCTGCACTGCAGAAACGCATTGAGGAGTCTGAACAGTCCATTCGCGAATTCCTCGCAACGCAAAGCCTCGGCGATTCGCAGACAACGCGCTCCACGCCCCGCATAACCGACCACTACGCATATGGCGGCAACCCCGACCAGCGTCCGCCTCACCGGTATTCCGCAGAAGCAGTGCTGACCATCCGCAGCAACAAGATCCAGGCCGTCAAGGAAGCCATGACGGCAACCGGTGCCCTGCTGGCAAAAGGGGTGATGCTTGTCTATTCCTACGACTATCAGCCCAAGTTCGACTTCACACGCCTTAATGAGGTCAAGCCGGAGATGATAGCCGCTGCAACCAAGAATGCCCGAGAAGCCGCTAACCAGTTTGCCGCCGATTCCGGCAACCGGGTCGGCTCCATACGGCAGGCACGGCAGGGCGTGTTCTCCATTGAGCAACGCGACCCGTATTCACCCGAAATCAAGGTACTGCGAGTCGTAACCAGCGTCGACTTCTTCCTCGAACAATAA
- a CDS encoding DUF2589 domain-containing protein, with amino-acid sequence MAIKLDDMLRAMHNSVVKAQEISEQQHMRMLKRYFNYDDENATYDDLDKGKPKVTTVQLPYLSGGNVAYRSVEVPLIVLTPPSSLVIDEVKINFKANLTGFEEAKESKKGFDFRSMVRSFVGGKDHPEIEMPNASLKPDLHRGAPVMDMNAKNQAALADIEIKFKNGDPPETIARIGDQIIKMLPL; translated from the coding sequence ATGGCGATCAAGCTTGATGATATGTTGCGGGCCATGCACAACTCCGTTGTGAAGGCGCAGGAGATTTCGGAACAGCAGCATATGCGTATGCTGAAGCGGTACTTCAACTACGATGATGAGAATGCCACCTATGACGATCTGGATAAGGGCAAACCGAAAGTGACCACGGTGCAATTACCGTATCTTTCCGGCGGCAATGTGGCCTACCGGAGTGTCGAGGTGCCCTTGATTGTGCTTACCCCGCCGTCTTCATTGGTGATTGATGAAGTGAAGATCAATTTTAAGGCGAATCTGACTGGTTTTGAAGAGGCTAAAGAGAGTAAGAAAGGTTTTGATTTTCGGAGCATGGTTCGTTCTTTTGTGGGGGGAAAGGATCATCCCGAGATTGAGATGCCAAACGCATCCTTGAAGCCGGATCTGCACAGGGGCGCACCTGTAATGGATATGAACGCCAAGAATCAGGCAGCACTGGCGGATATTGAAATCAAATTCAAGAACGGTGATCCCCCGGAGACCATTGCCCGTATCGGTGATCAGATTATCAAGATGCTGCCGCTTTAG
- a CDS encoding molybdopterin-dependent oxidoreductase yields the protein MATDKSVYSVCGMCSVRCPILVEKRDGEAAWIQGNPHSALKGGLCARGAAGIALEKDPERPATPLIRVGARGEGKWREASWDEALDYVADKLKAITAEHGNRSVLWSDRGGPFVDLHQAFMRGIGSPNYCNHDASCARNVQHAAQSVLGMGRKMVSYDFRNAKHIILQTRNILEAINVAECNAVMDALGKGCKLSVIDIRANVSASKADNFFMVRPGTDYAFNLAVINELVTKKLYQAAYVEKYVGGMEELTAFIAPYTAAWAAEETGIPAERIVAFAQELAEAAPNVIWHPGWMVARYNDSFNVCRTAYIINALLGSVGVKGGLPLVNTPKDVGKKGLTKLVDLFPKPEEKRADGVGWKHPQFDGGPGLVNLAYDAIATGDPYPIKAYLCFRHDPLMAMPDPEAQKKKWENLDLLVSITFSWSDTAWHSDVVLPMSTYLSRESILASKSGPKPQFFVRHRAMQPTLNTKADWEILCGLAARLAGSHPGMERLAFKSIEEIWDYQLQNTGLTMQDFAAKGFVELVEAPVVREVESFPTPSGKLEMDSGKWGKAGIDTLKPYVSPAKPQQGMFRIAFGRVGVHTQGHTVNNPLLHEQMPENVAWINTSRAEELGIADGDLVEVLSGGKPAGTMRAFVTECIHPEALFMVHGFGHKLPVESRAIGKGVADQELMAGGLEVWDRSGGGLSLQEHFVAIRKA from the coding sequence ATGGCAACTGATAAATCCGTATACAGTGTTTGCGGCATGTGCAGCGTGCGTTGCCCCATTTTAGTGGAAAAACGTGATGGCGAGGCTGCATGGATACAGGGTAATCCCCACTCTGCTCTCAAGGGGGGGCTCTGTGCACGCGGAGCGGCAGGTATAGCCCTTGAAAAAGATCCCGAACGCCCCGCCACCCCGCTGATCCGAGTGGGTGCCAGAGGCGAAGGCAAGTGGCGTGAAGCCAGCTGGGATGAAGCGCTTGATTACGTTGCAGACAAGCTCAAAGCAATCACTGCGGAACACGGCAACCGTAGCGTTCTCTGGTCTGACCGAGGCGGCCCCTTTGTGGATCTGCATCAGGCATTCATGCGTGGCATCGGCTCACCCAACTACTGCAACCACGACGCCTCCTGCGCCAGAAATGTGCAGCATGCCGCCCAGTCCGTTCTCGGCATGGGCCGCAAGATGGTTTCGTACGACTTCCGTAACGCCAAACACATCATCCTGCAGACCCGCAATATTCTTGAAGCCATCAACGTGGCCGAATGTAACGCCGTGATGGACGCACTGGGCAAGGGATGCAAGCTCTCCGTCATTGATATCCGGGCAAATGTCAGCGCCAGCAAGGCAGACAACTTCTTCATGGTTCGCCCCGGTACGGATTACGCGTTCAACCTTGCCGTGATCAATGAACTGGTCACCAAGAAACTGTATCAGGCTGCGTACGTAGAAAAGTATGTCGGCGGTATGGAAGAGCTGACCGCCTTCATCGCCCCCTACACGGCTGCGTGGGCGGCTGAAGAAACCGGCATTCCCGCAGAACGCATCGTGGCATTTGCGCAGGAGCTTGCAGAAGCCGCTCCCAACGTCATCTGGCATCCCGGCTGGATGGTTGCCCGCTACAACGATTCTTTCAATGTCTGCCGCACGGCATACATCATCAACGCCCTGCTCGGTTCCGTGGGCGTCAAGGGCGGCCTGCCCCTTGTGAACACTCCCAAGGACGTAGGCAAGAAGGGACTCACCAAACTGGTTGACCTCTTCCCCAAGCCCGAAGAAAAGCGCGCCGATGGCGTCGGCTGGAAGCACCCCCAGTTCGATGGCGGCCCGGGTTTGGTAAACCTTGCCTATGATGCCATTGCCACCGGCGATCCGTATCCCATCAAGGCATATCTCTGCTTCCGCCATGACCCGCTCATGGCCATGCCGGACCCCGAGGCGCAGAAGAAGAAATGGGAAAACCTTGATCTGCTCGTCAGCATCACCTTCAGCTGGTCTGATACGGCGTGGCATTCTGACGTAGTGCTGCCCATGTCCACATACCTTTCCCGCGAAAGCATCCTTGCGTCCAAGTCCGGCCCAAAGCCGCAGTTCTTTGTGCGCCATCGCGCCATGCAGCCCACCCTGAACACCAAGGCTGACTGGGAAATCCTCTGCGGCCTTGCAGCGCGACTGGCTGGCAGTCACCCCGGCATGGAAAGACTGGCCTTCAAGTCCATTGAAGAAATCTGGGATTACCAGTTGCAGAATACCGGCCTGACCATGCAGGACTTCGCGGCAAAGGGTTTTGTGGAACTGGTGGAAGCCCCCGTGGTGCGTGAGGTGGAAAGCTTCCCCACTCCTTCCGGCAAGCTGGAGATGGACAGCGGCAAGTGGGGCAAGGCTGGCATTGATACCTTGAAGCCCTACGTATCACCTGCCAAACCCCAGCAAGGCATGTTCCGCATCGCTTTCGGCCGTGTGGGGGTTCACACGCAGGGCCACACCGTGAACAACCCGCTGCTGCACGAACAGATGCCTGAAAACGTGGCGTGGATTAACACTTCCCGTGCCGAGGAGCTGGGTATAGCAGACGGCGATCTCGTTGAAGTGCTCTCTGGCGGAAAACCCGCCGGCACCATGCGGGCATTTGTGACCGAGTGCATCCATCCCGAGGCTCTTTTCATGGTTCACGGTTTCGGCCACAAGCTGCCAGTTGAGTCCCGCGCCATTGGCAAGGGCGTTGCGGATCAGGAGCTCATGGCTGGAGGACTGGAAGTATGGGACCGCTCCGGCGGTGGCCTTTCCCTTCAGGAACACTTTGTAGCCATCCGCAAGGCATAG